In one Pseudomonas sp. Bout1 genomic region, the following are encoded:
- a CDS encoding PA2817 family protein — MSNVVADHLVLLDHLRSILVAVGEAEQVPEESHLLFLERFDELRALLPIDPIESQYLGQDMMSQVILRYPQIAHLVPRDLLWFFGGDCLHFMPDDELDLYQALEERRFEAEQNDEPFDWNQEKQLLAMSNDQPKH; from the coding sequence GTGTCCAATGTCGTTGCCGATCATCTCGTCTTGCTCGACCACCTGCGCAGCATCCTGGTAGCCGTCGGCGAAGCCGAACAGGTTCCCGAGGAAAGCCACCTTCTGTTCCTGGAGCGCTTCGATGAACTGCGCGCCCTGCTGCCGATCGACCCGATCGAAAGCCAGTACCTGGGCCAGGACATGATGAGCCAGGTCATCCTGCGCTACCCGCAGATTGCTCACCTGGTACCGCGCGACCTGCTGTGGTTCTTCGGTGGCGACTGCCTGCATTTCATGCCCGATGACGAACTGGACCTGTATCAGGCCTTGGAAGAACGTCGCTTCGAAGCTGAACAGAACGACGAACCGTTCGACTGGAACCAGGAAAAGCAGCTGTTGGCCATGTCCAACGACCAGCCAAAGCACTGA